aatgccacagtatatcgggcagacagcggacatcataagatgcccagctggtctacccttgaatgcgcagttgcggcaatggagtgcattgacgcaactggcagctctgtggccttcctgaccgcacctccggcagacatctgatttggccctacacacagccactctatggtcgaaactcatacaccggaagcagccagcaacggggctatccggtcgcacccggaaggagaaccacttgatgtagcacctacctgcctccaagagggcggacatcattttgtccgtaccctcaaggacgacattggtgctaccatcaggggccaccttccagggacgactgaccatcctcacatctgacctctgggacgccgggctaaaatcctgaaggttcagccggagtaactcttccatgaactcatcatgggagatctccgtgtgaaccccctggactacaacccgaggacccaacttccggttgacagtcacgtccaaccccacctccccgaatttcgcgttcatcgcaactttctccctctctaaaacagagggagtgcggataaccgccccaccacccttaattggcctaacctcgtggatccttacccccagggaaggacccacctccttaacaacttttttaatgacttcctcagaggaagctgcaggccccttactcctaaccacaactgaccaggtctcaacaggcttctgcgccaccggtgcaatcgcctccagtacaggtgctgggggcggaggcatcggtgccgatggagccggcattgacctgctcggcggcgaggagtgtcctccacagcctcctctaagggcgtcaacttgaccacgaagatgggcattctcggttactaccgtcatcagaagtgcctcgtatttcgaggcaagctccatcagccccttcgcggtccctatagcgaaattttcggccccaaaaactacttcgcttagctccgccgaaattttcttaatagccgcgacatggctaaccgcaccacccccgacaacaacaccccccttaagAGCACCACGGTTGCTCGCGCCGCCCTTGCTCGCGCTCGTATTGCTCGCGCTCGTTTTGCTAGCGCCCGTTTTCTTCGCGCCCGTATCAACGCGCGCAACACCCACTTcgccctcgcccgactttgcggggtgaacagccgctttttcagcggtgtcaccgttatcgcaaccgctaccactaccgctcccgccctcatcaccccccgtttctgccggcgaccccaaacgcgccttccGCCGTGGCGGGGACCTCACCGATGGCCTCACCGCCTCGTCTCCCGAAGTGTCCACCGTTACCACCGATGGACCGGACTCCTCACTCCCAGCGAGGGAtttaaccctcctcctccgtggtggaggcattCTTGCCTTCGGACGCCCTttggtaggctgatccgccgaacttaccactgacgcagatggcaCTAGTTCAACAGATGCCGAAAACAGCCGCTCGCCAAGTACGTGCAACTGAACGCGCTGGAGAAAGTATCTCTAGCGCAGACCCGCTCTatagcagcgacgacccaagcggacgattaatgcgttctcgctagggtacagcccacaactccagcCAAAAGGCCTGGACAGAGGTCACTCAAATTGACCGCCGGACGGATCAATGTCCCCGTAACGGCcgcgagtcgaccgatgtggcgctggaCCGAACCGATCCGTGGGTTAAACGCACACTgctacgaccgtttgtctgcacacGGTACACTCACTTCGACACTGGACAGACGCTGGTACCTTTTGAGCAATCCTGCTCGAAACCTGCTGAAACTGGCCAACTGAACaccagatgcccaacacaacACTCCAAATAGGCGACTCTGCCGGCAAAGAATACCAACAATACGGCACTAAACTGGGGCTATGCAAAAAGTcccccaccaacaacaacgtgaACGACCACGTTGCGGTAGCACCTAAGGTActgtacacaatattaaaaaatatgtacttaccgctattCCACCGAAAAATGCCCAAAAAACGCGCCAATTGTGCCCTTGCACGAAAAAACACACTCGCGGTCACGTACCCGAGCACTAACAACAAAACGCGAATACTCGCACAAAGCGAAATTCCGCAAGAAATTGTAGCAACAATTTCACACACTCGACAAGCAACGGTGCTTATGCTAACGCGTAAACAAATATCGCTCAAAAGAAAATACCGAAAAATCACCGAAAATTACTAATcacaacgatgcgcacgcacgtctattcgcgtcggaatccaaacaacgaatgagtagatagggacaacgtccggtgtgtttaacgtgagtacctgccgtcgacggccttatctcacggcgctcaaaagcacagcgtatcaatacaatgcgttgatcagcgccccaaaaatgctaggcatttttcagtaccgattggtagtgtggaatggacacactacacaccttggtaaggttcgaggcctatctaaaacctctgccgtattttgggtccggcacccggttgcaatgcaactccacattgaactgacaaaacgtcagttcttcccgcatttgggtataaaccacaaccaccacgatactccccgaagggccagtccgcacgagcaggttggagcgaactccaagggcccctgctccccgtggtaccagaattaagtctccggtcagacctcgtagccgaagctactaccagttgagcctccatacagctctggactggtaaccaagggttgaaccccatacgcacattacactcacacacctttcacacaagaagctaaccctaactcacagttaaacgcctccgccgcctaaacaattcacgcgcaaacgaccctaactgttcggcattccgactagtggagatcacaccgctaacatctaaccgtccatcagtccagctaatccccataccccctagatccctaatgtccgagtacatcgggcactccgcgatcaagtgaacccagtcttcacgacgcgccccacacaaacaccccgacctatcagaaaggtgcctctgatgcaaaaatgcattcagaggcccatgccccgttaacaaaaaacccagactcagacaaaatctgaagtctgggttaccctcaacgaacctaacatcccggatgtactcataagtcacccgaccgttaggactattgtcccaacggtcttgccacctactcctaaccctatcatctagaagcctcttgctccctagaaatccctccctctccacatcatcatcggaaatccaatcattccgcagcaatgacacactcaagccccttcttaacctgaatgcaacagctcgctgtacaacaatcaggtcaagagggggtgcacctagtaaaacctgcatcgcatccgttgaaacggtgcgacatacaggcaaacatgcaagcatcatgcaacgttgcaccgagaggagttttcggcgaccagagaccgtcatcgctgattcccaccatattgcggctccataagtggcacaagccacaaatagaccacagtatatggtgcgaacagcacggcgtccaaggccccaatcgctcctcaagatgcgtcgcactttgcctacgaccgcctgcagtcgctccttcagaatcgctaagtgtggagtaaagcacattctttcactcatggtcagccccaggtatttgacttgcgtcacatacctgatgctgaccccattcaccttgacaatcggtggacgaaccggcgataatctgcccttaagcagcattgtcaccgttttgtccatcgatatgtctacccccacacctaaaccccaactatttacaatttctaaaaattgtcctcccgcccgctctaactcaaatcgcgatcgaccttcaaccagaaggagaaggtcgtccgcatacgcacaacatttacagaggggttcgagctgtccaagcagagagtccatcatgaggttccaaatatatggaccgcagatggatccctgcgggcagccacgaaccactccgatctccacactcccattcattccgactagagaggcttttctgtccgaaaagtaactccgccaaagagtaatttccggacagccaagctcctccagccgttgcaacactcgatcccagcttaggtaatcaaatgcccccttgaagtcaacaaatatgccaaggacatatttgttgacattctccctaacagcaccctgaacgtagaaccacgcatcctctacactgcgtcctttcctgaacccatactgtctatccgaccacatatcccgcgttagctcctgaagccgttccaccataactctttccagcacttttccaagtactggaaggagactgatgccccgataagagcgaggatcactcctgatcttatcaggggacttcaggagaggtacaaccctagcaattttccactcgcgtggaaaataaccctcccacacgcacttattataaatggcctccaagtattccggaatgaacttccacaagcttttgcacatctctccgttcaaaccatcaaaacctggggaccgtttagacctgaccaggccaaaggcgtaccccaactctccatcgtctaatggagggacaggtacctcttgtgcttgaggtacctgaacctccgccctaggaaagaacgctcctaacaaagcccccgcacactctctccacgttgataacatagtgtcaccaacgcgaagagaggtaacgtcctccctcttacgaccccggcagatcctatagacctgaccccacgggtcgtccctattctcactcacgaaactcctccactcctcttctttaacttttaccaacatatccttatattccctagcagcacaactaagttcatgcctaagctgggacagcctgtcagaattggaccgccgagcgcgttgaaactttcgcctcaatcgcctgacagtcctcctcttcaaggttaactcatgcgtccaccacttaattttcctaacgataaaactttcacactttctaagtaccctatcattaaccccccacactacctcataaagacgagcaacctgctcatcaacccccaaatcctcaaacgctctaagcggtatacccaataccgcttccctgacagatcgtccatattggttccagtcgataccagaggtacgccatcgccgcaatggactctcatacagcgagggaggggatttgggagtaaccataatttggatcaaattatgatcactcaatccccaccctcccttaacctcccatctagctacgaacgccctatctgctgcctgattcataagcgtcacgtcaatgtcactcacgcccccaggcccatcaaacgtgtaccattcactcggctcattcacaatgtggaggtttttagccaccacccattcacttaatgcctcgcctcgactgtggctttgatatccagacgaatgccgggataccttactaaaccacatcgaagacgaggcattcgcatccagccctaggataaatgggctactactcgcaagtagtagtagcttatccatgtagcccaggtagggctctaggggctcgctaaatttgcagtacaaactagctacaatcagcctaccgaactccccctctatcgcgacacatacacccagttgtgaggaatccacaactacacaatcgtagttgggatcactcacaacaattgcagcattagccccaaggtccgtgaagaccttgaaactaccaggaagaccccgaaccacaccattggtggcgtagggctcctggagtaaggcaatgccgcacctcccctcagccatacacccccccaattcacacattacggcatacgccccctggcagtttaactgtataatcccccccatcagtgtctggcgagggcgcgttcaacaatgccacagtatatcgggcagacagcggacatcataagatgcccagctggtctacccttgaatgcgcagttgcggcaatggagtgcattgacgcaactggcagctctgtggccttcctgaccgcacctccggcagacatctgatttggccctacacacagccactctatggtcgaaactcatacaccggaagcagccagcaacggggctatccggtcgcacccggaaggagaaccacttgatgtagcacctacctgcctccaagagggcggacatcattttgtccgtaccctcaaggacgacattggtgctaccatcaggggccaccttccagggacgactgaccatcctcacatctgacctctgggacgccgggctgaaatcctgaaggttcagccggagtaactcttccatgaactcatcatgggagatctccgtgtgaaccccctggactacaacccgaggacccaacttccggttgacagtcacgtccaaccccacctccccgaatttcgcgttcatcgcaactttctccctctctaaaacagagggagtgcggataaccgccccaccacccttaattggcctaacctcgtggatccttacccccagggaaggacccacctccttaacaacttttttgatgacttcctcagaggaagctgcaggccccttactcctaaccacaactgaccaggtctcaacaggcttctgcgccaccggtgcaatcgcctccagtacaggtgctgggggcggaggcatcggtgccgatggagccggcattgacctgctcggcggcgaggagtgtcctccacagcctcctctaagggcgtcaacttgaccacgaagatgggcattctcggttactaccgtcatcagaagtgcctcgtatttcgaggcaagctccatcagccccttcgcggtccctatagcgaaattttcggccccaaaaactacttcgcttagctccgccgaaattttttttatagccgcgacatggctaaccgcaccacccccgacaacaacaccccccttaagAGCACCACGGTTGCTCGCGCCGCCCTTGCTCGCGCTCGTTTTGCTAGCGCCCGTTTTCTTCGCGCCCGTATCAACGCGCGCAACACCCACTTcgccctcgcccgactttgcggggtgaacagccgctttttcagcggtgtcaccgttatcgcaaccgctaccactaccgctcccgccctcatcaccccccgtttctgccggcgaccccaaacgcgccttccGCCGTGGCGGGGACCTCACCGATGGCCTCACCGCCTCGTCTCCCGAAGTGTCCACCGTTACCACCGATGGACCGGACTCCTCACTCCCAGCGAGGGAtttaaccctcctcctccgtggtggaggcattCTTGCCTTCGGACGCTCTttggtaggctgatccgccgaacttaccactgacgcagatggcaCTAGTTCAACAGATGCCGAAAACAGCCGCTCGCCAAGTACGTGCAACTGAACGCGCTGGAGAAAGTATCTCTAGCGCAGACCCGCTCTATAGCAGCGA
This genomic interval from Bactrocera oleae isolate idBacOlea1 chromosome X, idBacOlea1, whole genome shotgun sequence contains the following:
- the LOC138858048 gene encoding damage suppressor protein-like, coding for MPPPRRRRVKSLAGSEESGPSVVTVDTSGDEAVRPSVRSPPRRKARLGSPAETGGDEGGSGSGSGCDNGDTAEKAAVHPAKSGEGEVGVARVDTGAKKTGASKTSASNTSASKGGASNRGALKGGVVVGGGALHVLGERLFSASVELVPSASVVSSADQPTKERPKARMPPPRRRRVKSLAGSEESGPSVVTVDTSGDEAVRPSVRSPPRRKARLGSPAETGGDEGGSGSGSGCDNGDTAEKAAVHPAKSGEGEVGVARVDTGAKKTGASKTSASKGGASNRGALKGGVVVGGGACSGT